One segment of Pseudomonas sp. FP2196 DNA contains the following:
- the murI gene encoding glutamate racemase, with product MRETPVGVFDSGVGGLSVLAEIQRLLPNESLLYFADCGHIPYGEKTPEFIRQRCSVMAGFFREQGAKALVVACNTATVAAAADLRRDFPDWPIVGMEPAVKPAAAATRSGVVGVLATTGTLQSAKFAALLDRFATDVRVITQPCPGLVDLIESGDLHSAELRQLLQSYVDPLLANGCDTIILGCTHYPFLKPMLKSMIPETISLIDTGAAVARQLQRLLAERDLLAQGPNRSVRFWTSGDPQHFKNILPMLGQAVGEVQNFSL from the coding sequence ATGCGTGAGACGCCGGTCGGCGTGTTCGATTCCGGTGTCGGCGGGTTGTCGGTGCTGGCGGAAATCCAGCGCTTGTTGCCCAATGAATCGCTGCTGTACTTCGCCGATTGCGGGCACATTCCGTATGGCGAGAAAACCCCGGAGTTCATCCGTCAGCGTTGCAGCGTGATGGCTGGTTTTTTCCGCGAGCAGGGTGCCAAGGCTTTGGTGGTCGCCTGCAATACCGCGACGGTAGCTGCCGCTGCCGATCTGCGCCGTGACTTTCCCGACTGGCCGATCGTTGGCATGGAGCCGGCGGTGAAGCCGGCGGCCGCTGCGACTCGCAGTGGTGTGGTCGGCGTATTGGCCACCACGGGCACATTGCAGAGCGCCAAGTTCGCCGCTTTACTCGACCGCTTTGCCACCGATGTGCGCGTGATCACTCAGCCGTGCCCGGGCCTGGTCGACCTGATCGAGAGCGGTGATCTGCACAGCGCCGAGTTGCGCCAGTTGCTGCAAAGCTATGTCGATCCGCTGCTGGCCAACGGTTGCGACACCATTATTCTGGGCTGCACCCACTATCCCTTCCTCAAACCGATGCTCAAGTCGATGATCCCCGAGACCATCAGCCTGATCGATACCGGCGCCGCCGTGGCGCGGCAACTTCAACGGCTTTTGGCCGAGCGTGATCTGCTCGCCCAAGGACCGAACCGATCGGTCAGATTCTGGACCAGCGGTGATCCCCAACACTTCAAAAACATCCTGCCAATGCTGGGGCAAGCAGTGGGTGAAGTACAAAACTTCAGTTTGTAA
- a CDS encoding molybdopterin-synthase adenylyltransferase MoeB: MLNDQELLRYSRQILLQHIDIDGQLKLKDSRVLIVGLGGLGAPVALYLAAAGVGELHLADFDTVDLTNLQRQIIHDTNSVGMSKVDSALKRLSAINPEIQLVPHRQALDEDSLAAAVAAVDLVLDCSDNFSTREAVNAACVAAAKPLVSGAAIRLEGQLSVFDPRRAESPCYHCLYGHGSEAELTCSEAGVVGPLVGLVGSLQALEALKVLVGFGEPLVGRLLLIDALGSRFRELRVKRDPGCSVCGARHA, from the coding sequence GTGCTGAATGATCAGGAGTTGCTGCGCTACAGCCGGCAGATTCTGCTGCAACACATCGATATCGATGGGCAACTGAAGCTCAAGGACAGTCGCGTCCTGATCGTCGGCCTCGGTGGTCTCGGTGCGCCGGTTGCGTTGTATCTGGCAGCGGCGGGTGTCGGTGAACTGCATTTGGCGGATTTCGACACGGTCGACCTGACCAACCTGCAACGCCAGATCATTCACGACACCAACAGCGTCGGCATGAGCAAGGTCGACTCGGCGCTAAAGCGCTTGAGTGCGATCAATCCCGAGATTCAACTGGTACCGCATCGTCAGGCGCTCGACGAGGACTCTCTCGCCGCTGCCGTTGCGGCGGTGGATCTGGTACTCGACTGTTCGGATAATTTTTCCACGCGCGAAGCGGTCAACGCTGCGTGCGTGGCCGCGGCCAAACCCCTGGTCAGCGGCGCCGCCATTCGTCTTGAAGGGCAACTGTCGGTGTTCGACCCGCGTCGCGCCGAGAGCCCTTGCTATCACTGTTTGTACGGGCATGGCAGTGAAGCCGAACTGACCTGCAGCGAGGCTGGTGTGGTCGGGCCGCTGGTGGGGCTGGTCGGCAGCCTTCAGGCGCTTGAAGCGTTGAAAGTGTTGGTTGGCTTCGGTGAGCCGCTGGTGGGCCGCTTGCTGTTGATCGATGCCTTGGGTTCGCGTTTCCGCGAGTTGCGGGTCAAGCGTGATCCGGGATGTAGCGTCTGTGGGGCGCGCCATGCGTGA
- the prmC gene encoding peptide chain release factor N(5)-glutamine methyltransferase: MTIIASLLRAAELPDSPTARLDAELLLAAALGKSRSFLHTWPERIVPSEAALTFAEYLQRRRGGEPVAYILGQQGFWKLDLEVAPHTLIPRPDTELLVEAALELLPATPAKVLDLGTGSGAIALALASERPGWQVTAVDRVLEAVALAERNRQRLHLNNATVLSSHWFSALESQRFDLIISNPPYIAAADPHLVEGDVRFEPASALVAGEDGLDDLRLIVAQSPDHLKAGGWVMLEHGYDQAESVRDLLNTRGFEEVHSRTDLGGHQRISLGRLPC, from the coding sequence ATGACCATCATTGCCAGCCTGTTGCGCGCCGCCGAACTGCCGGACTCACCCACCGCGCGTCTGGACGCCGAATTGCTCCTCGCGGCTGCGCTGGGCAAGTCGCGCAGTTTCCTGCACACCTGGCCCGAGCGCATCGTGCCGAGTGAGGCCGCGCTGACCTTTGCCGAATATCTGCAGCGTCGTCGTGGCGGCGAGCCTGTGGCCTACATTCTCGGCCAGCAAGGATTCTGGAAACTCGATCTGGAGGTCGCGCCGCACACGCTGATTCCCCGTCCGGACACGGAACTGCTGGTGGAAGCGGCGCTGGAATTGCTGCCAGCGACCCCGGCCAAAGTGCTCGACCTCGGCACCGGCAGCGGCGCGATTGCCCTGGCTCTGGCCAGTGAGCGTCCGGGCTGGCAAGTCACCGCCGTGGATCGCGTGCTGGAAGCGGTGGCATTGGCCGAGCGCAATCGCCAGCGCCTGCACTTGAACAACGCCACGGTGCTGAGCAGTCACTGGTTCAGCGCGCTGGAAAGCCAGCGTTTTGATCTGATCATCAGCAACCCGCCGTACATTGCCGCCGCCGATCCACACCTGGTCGAAGGCGATGTGCGCTTCGAACCGGCGAGTGCGCTGGTGGCGGGTGAGGATGGGCTCGACGATCTGCGCCTGATCGTTGCCCAGTCCCCGGATCATCTGAAGGCTGGCGGCTGGGTGATGCTCGAACACGGCTATGATCAAGCCGAGTCCGTGCGCGATCTGTTGAACACTCGCGGTTTCGAAGAAGTCCACAGCCGTACCGATCTGGGCGGCCATCAACGCATCAGTCTGGGACGCCTGCCGTGCTGA
- the prfA gene encoding peptide chain release factor 1 translates to MKASLLNKLDVLQDRFEELTALLGDGEVISDQARFRAYSKEYAELEPVVQGYKKLLSVQGDLEGAQALLKDNDPDMREMAVEEVREAKELLITLESDLQRMLLPKDPNDGRNVFLEIRAGTGGDEAAIFSGDLFRMYSRYAERRGWRVEILSENEGEHGGYKEVIARIEGDNVYGKLKFESGAHRVQRVPATESQGRIHTSACTVAVLPEPDEREAIEINPADLRVDTFRSSGAGGQHVNTTDSAIRITHIPTGTVVECQEERSQHKNRARAMAWLSAKLNDQQTAAAANAIASERKLLVGSGDRSERIRTYNFAQGRVTDHRVNLTLYSLDEILAGGVDAVIEPLLAEYQADQLAAIGE, encoded by the coding sequence ATGAAAGCGTCACTGCTCAATAAGCTGGATGTTCTCCAGGACCGTTTCGAGGAACTGACCGCGTTGCTCGGCGACGGCGAAGTCATTTCCGATCAGGCCAGATTTCGCGCTTATTCCAAGGAATACGCTGAACTCGAGCCGGTCGTACAAGGCTATAAAAAGCTGCTCAGCGTACAAGGCGATCTTGAAGGCGCGCAGGCGCTGCTCAAGGACAACGACCCGGACATGCGTGAAATGGCCGTGGAAGAAGTCCGCGAAGCCAAGGAATTGCTGATCACGCTGGAATCCGACCTGCAACGCATGTTGCTGCCCAAGGACCCGAATGACGGGCGCAACGTGTTTCTCGAAATTCGCGCCGGTACCGGTGGCGACGAGGCGGCGATTTTCTCCGGCGATTTGTTCCGCATGTACTCGCGTTATGCCGAGCGCCGTGGCTGGCGTGTGGAGATCCTCTCGGAAAACGAAGGCGAACACGGTGGCTATAAAGAAGTCATCGCCCGCATTGAAGGTGACAACGTTTACGGCAAGCTGAAGTTCGAATCCGGCGCGCACCGCGTACAGCGTGTGCCCGCCACCGAATCCCAGGGCCGCATCCACACTTCGGCCTGCACCGTGGCGGTATTGCCGGAGCCGGACGAGCGGGAAGCCATCGAGATCAATCCGGCGGATTTGCGCGTCGACACTTTCCGCTCCTCCGGAGCCGGTGGTCAGCACGTCAACACCACCGACTCGGCGATCCGCATCACACACATACCGACCGGCACCGTCGTCGAGTGTCAGGAAGAGCGCTCCCAGCACAAGAACCGTGCCCGGGCGATGGCGTGGCTGTCAGCCAAGCTCAACGATCAGCAAACCGCAGCGGCGGCCAATGCCATTGCCAGCGAGCGTAAATTGCTCGTCGGTTCCGGCGACCGTTCCGAGCGGATTCGCACCTACAACTTTGCTCAGGGACGGGTCACCGACCATCGCGTCAACCTGACCCTGTACTCCCTTGATGAAATTCTCGCCGGTGGCGTTGACGCGGTGATCGAGCCTTTGCTGGCTGAATATCAGGCTGACCAACTCGCTGCGATAGGTGAATAA
- the hemA gene encoding glutamyl-tRNA reductase produces the protein MAFLALGINHKTASVDVRERVAFTPEQLVEALQQLCRLTDSREAAILSTCNRSELYIEQDQLSADIVLRWLADYHHLSLDELRASAYVHEDDAAVRHMMRVASGLDSLVLGEPQILGQMKSAYAVAREAGTIGPLLGRLFQATFNAAKQVRTDTAIGENPVSVAFAAVSLAKQIFSDLQRSQALLIGAGETITLVARHLHELGVKRIVVANRTLERASLLAEQFGAHAVLLSDIPAELVRSDIVISSTASQLPILGKGAVESALKLRKHKPIFMVDIAVPRDIEPEVGELDDVYLYSVDDLHEVVAENLKSRQGAAQAAEEMVSVGADDFMVRLRELAAVDVLKAYRQQSERLRDEELQKALRLLANGGNAEDVLGQLARGLTNKLLHAPSVQLKKLSAEGRLDALAMAQELFALEGSPDSFSDKKPQ, from the coding sequence ATGGCCTTCCTTGCACTCGGTATTAACCACAAGACTGCTTCAGTAGACGTCCGCGAGCGCGTGGCCTTTACCCCTGAGCAACTGGTTGAGGCCTTGCAGCAGCTCTGCCGACTGACCGACAGCCGCGAAGCTGCGATCCTCTCCACCTGCAATCGCAGTGAGCTTTATATAGAACAGGATCAGCTTTCGGCGGATATCGTGCTGCGCTGGCTGGCCGACTATCACCATTTAAGCCTCGATGAGCTGCGCGCGAGTGCTTATGTGCATGAAGATGATGCGGCAGTTCGTCACATGATGCGCGTCGCCTCCGGGCTCGACTCGCTGGTGCTGGGTGAACCGCAGATTCTCGGCCAGATGAAGTCGGCCTACGCCGTGGCCCGCGAGGCCGGCACCATCGGGCCTCTGCTGGGGCGCCTGTTCCAGGCGACGTTCAATGCCGCCAAGCAAGTGCGCACCGACACCGCCATCGGTGAAAACCCGGTGTCCGTGGCGTTTGCGGCGGTCAGCCTGGCGAAACAGATTTTCAGTGATTTGCAACGCAGCCAGGCCTTGCTGATCGGCGCCGGCGAGACCATCACCCTGGTCGCCCGCCATCTGCACGAACTGGGGGTCAAGCGCATCGTCGTTGCCAACCGTACGCTGGAGCGCGCCAGCCTGTTGGCCGAGCAGTTCGGCGCCCACGCGGTGTTGCTCTCCGACATCCCGGCGGAACTGGTGCGCAGCGACATCGTCATCAGTTCGACCGCCAGTCAGTTGCCGATCCTCGGCAAGGGTGCCGTCGAAAGCGCGCTGAAGCTGCGCAAGCACAAGCCGATCTTCATGGTCGACATCGCCGTTCCACGGGATATCGAACCGGAAGTCGGCGAGTTGGACGACGTTTACCTGTATAGCGTCGACGATCTCCACGAAGTGGTCGCCGAGAACCTCAAGAGCCGCCAAGGTGCAGCGCAGGCGGCCGAAGAGATGGTCTCGGTCGGCGCCGACGATTTCATGGTACGCCTGCGTGAACTGGCGGCGGTCGATGTGCTCAAGGCCTATCGTCAACAGAGCGAACGCCTGCGCGACGAAGAGCTGCAAAAAGCCCTGCGCCTGCTGGCCAACGGTGGCAACGCTGAAGATGTGCTCGGCCAATTGGCCCGTGGCCTGACCAATAAACTGTTGCATGCGCCCAGCGTGCAACTGAAAAAGCTTTCTGCCGAAGGCCGCCTCGATGCGCTGGCCATGGCCCAGGAACTCTTTGCCCTCGAGGGCTCACCGGATAGCTTTTCGGATAAAAAACCGCAATGA
- a CDS encoding tetratricopeptide repeat protein produces the protein MNRSSALLLAFVFLSGCQALAPVAPNGTPSVEDTTPAPEKPKVYSSFSEETVFSLLSAELAGQRNRFDIALDNYVTQAINTQDPGVSERAFRIAEYLGADQPALDTALIWAKNAPGDLEAQRAAAVQLARAGRYDDSMVYMEKVLQGKGDTHFDFLALSAADTDQETRNGLMKSFDRLLQRHPNNSQLIFGKALLMQQDGDNKAALALLEDNPPEDGEIAPILLRARLLQLLNRGDEALPLLKKNIKKYPDDKRLRLTYARMLVEQDRMEDAKAEFSSLVQQYPEDDELRYSLALVCLEAKAWDEAKGYLEDLIARESHVDSAHLNLGRIAEERNDPQGALIEYAQVGPGNDYLPAQLRQADILMNNGKTAEAQSKLAAERDEQPDYAIQLYLIESETLSANKQEDKAMKVLQQALLQYPDDLNLLYTRAMLAEKRNDLAQMEKDLRLIIKRDPDNAMALNALGYTLSDRTTRYAEAKTLIEQAHQINPEDPAVLDSLGWVNYRLGNLDDAEKYLRQALERFPDHEVAAHLGEVLWTKGNQREAKQIWGKFLKDQPDSTILRSTIKRLTGSETL, from the coding sequence ATGAATAGATCTTCCGCGTTGCTCCTTGCTTTTGTCTTCCTCAGCGGCTGCCAGGCCTTGGCCCCCGTTGCGCCGAATGGTACGCCGTCGGTAGAAGACACCACGCCCGCCCCTGAAAAGCCCAAGGTTTACAGCTCGTTCAGCGAAGAAACCGTGTTCAGCCTGCTGAGCGCCGAACTCGCTGGCCAGCGCAATCGTTTCGACATTGCCCTGGACAACTACGTGACCCAGGCCATCAACACTCAGGATCCGGGCGTCTCCGAGCGTGCGTTCCGCATCGCCGAGTACCTTGGCGCCGATCAACCGGCCCTCGATACCGCGCTGATCTGGGCGAAAAACGCCCCGGGCGATCTCGAAGCGCAACGCGCCGCCGCCGTGCAACTGGCACGCGCCGGGCGTTACGACGATTCGATGGTCTATATGGAGAAAGTCCTGCAAGGCAAGGGCGACACCCATTTCGACTTCCTCGCACTGTCGGCGGCCGATACGGATCAGGAAACCCGCAACGGCCTGATGAAAAGTTTCGACCGTTTGTTGCAGCGTCACCCGAACAACAGTCAGCTGATTTTCGGCAAGGCCCTGCTCATGCAGCAGGATGGCGACAACAAAGCGGCACTGGCCCTGCTCGAAGACAATCCGCCGGAAGACGGCGAAATTGCCCCGATCCTGCTGCGCGCACGTCTTCTCCAACTCTTGAACCGTGGCGACGAAGCCCTGCCGCTGCTGAAAAAGAACATCAAGAAATACCCGGACGACAAGCGTCTGCGCCTGACTTACGCGCGCATGCTGGTTGAACAGGACCGGATGGAGGACGCCAAGGCCGAGTTCTCCAGCCTCGTTCAGCAATACCCGGAAGACGACGAACTGCGTTACTCGCTGGCGCTGGTGTGCCTGGAAGCCAAGGCCTGGGACGAGGCCAAGGGTTATCTGGAAGACCTGATCGCCCGTGAAAGCCATGTCGATTCGGCACACCTTAACCTCGGTCGTATCGCCGAAGAGCGTAATGACCCGCAAGGCGCACTGATCGAATACGCCCAGGTCGGCCCGGGCAATGACTATCTGCCCGCGCAGTTGCGTCAGGCCGACATTCTGATGAACAACGGCAAAACCGCCGAAGCACAAAGCAAACTGGCGGCCGAGCGTGACGAACAACCCGATTACGCGATCCAGTTGTACCTGATCGAATCGGAAACCCTGTCGGCCAACAAACAGGAAGACAAGGCCATGAAAGTCTTGCAGCAAGCCTTGCTGCAATACCCGGACGATCTGAATCTGCTGTACACCCGCGCCATGCTTGCGGAAAAGCGCAACGATCTGGCGCAGATGGAAAAAGACCTGCGCCTGATCATCAAGCGCGATCCGGACAATGCCATGGCGCTGAACGCGTTGGGCTACACCCTGTCCGACCGCACCACCCGCTACGCTGAAGCCAAGACGCTGATCGAGCAGGCGCACCAGATCAACCCGGAAGACCCGGCAGTACTCGACAGCCTCGGCTGGGTGAATTACCGCCTGGGCAACCTGGACGACGCCGAGAAATATCTGCGCCAGGCGCTGGAGCGTTTCCCTGATCACGAAGTCGCCGCACATCTGGGCGAAGTCCTGTGGACCAAGGGCAACCAGCGCGAAGCCAAACAAATCTGGGGCAAATTCCTCAAGGATCAGCCCGACAGCACCATTCTGCGCAGCACCATCAAGCGCCTGACCGGATCCGAGACTCTTTAA
- the lolB gene encoding lipoprotein insertase outer membrane protein LolB translates to MFLRHVIVFSFIALLTGCAGFGARESVEGHGSPAQWAANKQQLTGLDGWQIDGKIGIRAPKDSGSGTLFWLQRQDYYDIRLSGPLGRGAARLTGRPGKVSLEVANQGRYESQSPETLLEEQLGWKLPVSNLAWWVRGLPAPESKSRLSLDADSRLANLEQDGWKVEYTAYTEQNGYWLPERIKLHGTDLDVTLVIKTWQPRKLGQ, encoded by the coding sequence ATGTTTTTGCGCCACGTTATTGTTTTCAGCTTCATCGCCCTGCTCACAGGTTGCGCGGGTTTTGGCGCTCGCGAATCGGTCGAAGGCCACGGCAGTCCGGCTCAATGGGCCGCGAACAAACAGCAACTGACCGGCCTTGACGGCTGGCAGATCGACGGCAAGATCGGCATCCGCGCCCCGAAAGACTCGGGCAGCGGCACGCTGTTCTGGCTGCAGCGTCAGGACTATTACGACATTCGCCTCTCCGGCCCGCTGGGTCGTGGAGCAGCACGTTTGACCGGGCGCCCTGGCAAGGTGTCGCTGGAGGTCGCCAATCAGGGTCGCTATGAATCGCAGTCGCCGGAAACGCTGCTGGAAGAGCAACTTGGCTGGAAACTGCCAGTGTCGAACCTCGCCTGGTGGGTGCGTGGCCTGCCAGCGCCGGAAAGCAAAAGCCGTCTGAGTCTGGATGCCGACAGTCGCCTGGCCAACCTTGAACAGGATGGCTGGAAAGTCGAATACACCGCCTACACCGAACAAAACGGTTACTGGTTGCCCGAGCGCATCAAACTGCACGGCACTGACCTGGACGTGACGCTGGTTATCAAGACCTGGCAGCCGCGCAAACTGGGGCAATAA
- the ispE gene encoding 4-(cytidine 5'-diphospho)-2-C-methyl-D-erythritol kinase, which translates to MSAARLTLPSPAKLNLMLHILGRREDGYHELQTLFQFVDYGDEITFAVRDDGVIQLHTEFAGVPHDSNLIVRAAKMLQEQSGCSLGIDIWIDKILPMGGGIGGGSSNAATTLLGLNHLWQLCWDEDRLAALGLSLGADVPVFVRGHAAFAEGVGEKLTPVDPEEPWYLVLVPQVAVSTAEIFSDPLLTRNTPPIKVRPVPEGNSRNDCLPVVARRYPEVRNALDLLGKFTEAKLTGTGSCVFGGFPSKAEADKVSALLTETLTGFVAKGSNVSMLHRKLQSLL; encoded by the coding sequence ATGAGCGCTGCACGCCTGACTCTGCCGTCGCCGGCCAAACTCAATCTGATGCTGCATATTCTTGGTCGCCGTGAAGACGGTTATCACGAGTTGCAGACGCTGTTTCAGTTTGTCGACTACGGCGACGAAATCACTTTTGCCGTTCGCGATGATGGCGTGATTCAACTGCACACCGAATTCGCTGGCGTGCCCCACGACAGCAACCTGATCGTGCGCGCGGCGAAGATGTTGCAGGAACAATCCGGTTGCTCTCTTGGCATCGACATCTGGATCGACAAGATTCTGCCCATGGGTGGCGGCATTGGTGGCGGCAGTTCCAACGCGGCGACAACCCTGCTCGGTCTCAATCATCTGTGGCAGTTGTGCTGGGACGAAGATCGACTCGCCGCACTGGGCTTGTCGCTTGGCGCTGATGTTCCGGTTTTCGTCCGTGGCCACGCAGCGTTTGCCGAGGGCGTAGGCGAGAAACTCACCCCGGTCGATCCCGAAGAACCGTGGTATCTCGTGCTTGTGCCGCAAGTCGCTGTAAGTACGGCAGAAATTTTTTCCGATCCTTTGTTGACACGTAACACGCCGCCCATTAAAGTGCGCCCCGTTCCCGAGGGAAACAGTCGAAATGACTGCTTGCCGGTGGTTGCAAGGCGTTATCCAGAAGTACGTAACGCATTGGATTTGTTAGGTAAATTTACCGAAGCAAAGCTCACCGGAACTGGAAGTTGTGTGTTTGGGGGCTTCCCAAGCAAAGCTGAAGCTGATAAAGTCTCGGCCCTTCTGACAGAGACCCTTACAGGGTTTGTAGCAAAAGGAAGCAACGTTTCGATGTTGCATCGCAAGCTGCAAAGTCTGCTCTAA
- a CDS encoding ribose-phosphate pyrophosphokinase, with the protein MSKMMVFTGNANPDLARRVVRQLHIPLGDISVGKFSDGEITAEINENVRGKDVFIIQPTCAPTNDNLMELVVMADAFRRSSATRITAVIPYFGYARQDRRPRSARVAISAKVVADMLTVVGIDRVLTVDLHADQIQGFFDIPVDNIYGSPVLVDDIEDQRFENLMIVSPDIGGVVRARAVAKSLGVDLGIIDKRREKANHSEVMHIIGDVEGRTCILVDDMVDTAGTLCHAAKALKEHGAAKVFAYCTHPVLSGRAIENIENSVLDELVVTNTIPLSAAAQACARIRQLDIAPVVAEAVRRISNEESISAMFR; encoded by the coding sequence GTGTCCAAGATGATGGTCTTTACGGGGAACGCTAACCCCGATCTGGCTCGGCGTGTTGTACGTCAGCTGCATATCCCTCTCGGTGACATCTCTGTCGGCAAGTTTTCCGACGGCGAAATTACTGCCGAGATCAATGAAAACGTTCGCGGTAAAGACGTTTTCATTATTCAGCCGACTTGCGCTCCGACCAACGATAACCTGATGGAACTGGTAGTGATGGCTGATGCCTTCCGCCGCTCCTCGGCTACTCGTATCACTGCTGTTATTCCTTATTTTGGTTATGCCCGTCAGGATCGCCGTCCGCGTTCCGCACGTGTGGCTATCAGCGCGAAAGTCGTCGCTGACATGCTTACCGTAGTCGGCATCGACCGTGTTCTCACGGTTGATCTGCATGCTGACCAGATTCAGGGTTTCTTCGATATTCCGGTAGATAACATCTACGGCTCCCCGGTTCTGGTGGATGACATTGAAGATCAGCGCTTCGAAAACCTGATGATCGTGTCCCCGGACATTGGTGGCGTCGTGCGTGCACGTGCTGTTGCCAAGTCGCTGGGCGTGGATCTCGGGATCATCGACAAACGCCGTGAGAAAGCCAATCACTCTGAAGTGATGCATATCATCGGTGATGTCGAAGGGCGTACCTGCATTCTGGTCGATGACATGGTCGATACCGCCGGCACTTTGTGCCACGCGGCCAAGGCCCTGAAAGAGCATGGCGCAGCCAAGGTCTTTGCCTACTGCACACACCCTGTGCTGTCGGGTCGGGCCATCGAGAATATCGAAAATTCCGTGCTGGACGAGCTGGTGGTCACTAACACCATCCCGCTGTCCGCTGCAGCACAAGCCTGTGCACGTATCCGTCAACTGGATATCGCACCGGTTGTTGCCGAAGCGGTTCGCCGCATCAGCAATGAAGAATCGATCAGCGCGATGTTCCGTTAA
- a CDS encoding 50S ribosomal protein L25/general stress protein Ctc, translated as MNDFTLNAEVRSDLGKGASRRLRRLAALVPAVVYGGEKAPESISMLAKEVAKLLENEAAYSHIIELNVGGTKQNVIIKALQRHPAKGHVMHADFVRVVAGQKLTAIVPVHFINEAAPVKKGGEISHVVAEIEVTCLPKDLPEFIEVDLANAEIGSIIHLSDLKAPKGVEFVALAHGDDKAVANVHAPRVAPEATEEGAAE; from the coding sequence ATGAACGATTTTACTCTGAATGCTGAAGTGCGTTCCGACTTGGGGAAAGGTGCGAGCCGCCGCCTGCGTCGTCTCGCCGCTCTGGTTCCAGCTGTTGTTTACGGTGGCGAAAAAGCCCCTGAATCCATCAGCATGCTGGCCAAAGAAGTTGCCAAACTGCTCGAAAACGAAGCGGCTTACAGCCACATCATCGAGCTGAACGTTGGTGGCACCAAGCAAAACGTAATCATCAAAGCTCTGCAACGTCACCCGGCCAAAGGCCACGTGATGCACGCTGACTTCGTACGCGTTGTAGCTGGCCAGAAACTGACCGCTATCGTTCCTGTGCACTTCATCAACGAAGCTGCTCCAGTGAAGAAAGGCGGCGAGATTTCGCACGTTGTTGCTGAAATCGAAGTGACTTGCCTGCCGAAAGATCTGCCTGAGTTCATCGAAGTCGACCTGGCTAACGCTGAAATCGGTTCGATCATTCACCTGTCGGACCTCAAAGCTCCTAAAGGCGTTGAGTTCGTTGCTCTGGCACACGGCGATGACAAGGCTGTTGCCAACGTCCACGCTCCACGTGTTGCTCCAGAAGCTACCGAAGAAGGCGCAGCAGAGTAA
- the pth gene encoding aminoacyl-tRNA hydrolase: MTAIKLIVGLGNPGAEYEQTRHNAGALFVERIAHAQNVNLVADRKYFGLTGRYSHQGQDVRLLIPTTYMNRSGQAVAALAGFFRIKPEEILVAHDELDLPPGVAKLKQGGGHGGHNGLRDIIAQLGNQNTFYRLRLGIGHPGVASMVSNFVLGRAPRAEQEKLDASIDFALGVLPDILAGEWNRAMKNLHSQKA; the protein is encoded by the coding sequence GTGACTGCCATCAAACTGATCGTTGGCCTGGGTAATCCAGGCGCCGAATACGAACAGACCCGGCATAACGCAGGGGCCCTTTTTGTTGAGCGCATCGCCCACGCACAGAATGTGAATCTTGTGGCCGATCGCAAATATTTCGGCCTGACCGGGCGCTATTCGCATCAGGGTCAGGATGTTCGTCTGCTGATTCCCACCACCTACATGAACCGCAGCGGCCAGGCCGTGGCGGCACTCGCCGGTTTCTTCCGCATCAAGCCTGAAGAAATCCTCGTGGCGCACGACGAACTCGACTTGCCTCCGGGCGTCGCCAAGCTCAAGCAGGGCGGCGGCCATGGCGGTCACAACGGGTTGCGCGACATCATCGCGCAACTGGGTAATCAGAATACGTTCTACCGCCTGCGGCTTGGCATCGGTCACCCGGGCGTCGCCAGTATGGTTTCAAATTTCGTCCTGGGTCGTGCGCCACGCGCCGAACAGGAAAAACTCGATGCCAGCATCGACTTTGCCCTCGGCGTGCTGCCGGATATCCTCGCCGGTGAATGGAACCGCGCGATGAAAAACCTGCACAGCCAGAAGGCCTGA